In a genomic window of Penaeus monodon isolate SGIC_2016 chromosome 27, NSTDA_Pmon_1, whole genome shotgun sequence:
- the LOC119590792 gene encoding zinc finger protein 664-like (The sequence of the model RefSeq protein was modified relative to this genomic sequence to represent the inferred CDS: added 48 bases not found in genome assembly): MQCQECPTKFGTWRDLALHLWRHHLIDIDLHKCDKCDYKCYSYSKLMNVHHKIHSDERPSLCDTCGKRFKTTKQLRNHKALHLKVPQILCETCQRPFTDKRMLRNHIEFVHKKVKPFLCNYCGYSTASKSTLKMHMRQHTGEKPFACEECSYRTADHNSLRRHKMQHSGIRPYRCPYCDYASIQSTTFKVHLKDKHPDLAQRNGIMFTCVVCPFKTIKRDNYLAHVAEHSKNDNKKLRQSVSSTTTTTTTTTTATTTTTATKNTSPETIVSDMNPPPPHVVNIDVNSGTVTVETPQETDFLTNVNVSGGLQLPIPGQVIMAGDQYFYAALDSAVLSQVQSNESVLHLTPLVLAVPVTTETSSSPSQQGLVYVASTSQGEH, from the exons ATGCAGTGCCAAGAGTGTCCCACAAAATTTGGAACCTGGAGGGACTTGGCTCTTCACCTTTGGCGACATCACCTCATTGACATTGATTTGCACAAGTGTGATAAGTGTGATTACAAGTGTTATAG CTATAGCAAGCTGATGAATGTACATCACAAGATACACAGTGATGAGAGACCGTCGCTGTGTGACACGTGTGGCAAGAGGTTCAAAACTACTAAACAATTGCGGAACCACAAG gcTCTCCACCTCAAAGTGCCGCAGATCTTGTGTGAGACCTGCCAGAGACCGTTCACAGACAAGCGGATGCTGCGGAATCACATCGAGTTTGTGCACAAGAAAGTGAAGCCGTTCTTGTGTAATTACTGTGGCTATTCAACTGCTTCCAAATCTACCCTTAAGATGCACATGCGGCAACACACAG GTGAAAAACCCTTTGCCTGCGAGGAATGTTCTTACCGGACAGCTGACCACAACTCGTTACGGAGGCACAAGATGCAGCATTCGGGCATAAGGCCTTACCGCTGCCCTTACTGTGATTACGCCTCCATCCAGTCCACGACGTTCAAGGTTCACCTCAAGGACAAGCACCCAGATCTTG CCCAGCGAAACGGCATCATGTTTACCTGTGTGGTGTGCCCCTTCAAGACTATAAAACGAGACAATTATCTGGCACACGTCGCTGAACACAGTAAAAATGACAACAAGAAGTTACGGCAGAGTGTAAGCTCA GCAACCAAAAATACATCACCAGAG ACTATTGTAAGTGATATGAATCCTCCTCCACCACATGTAGTCAATATTGATGTCAACAGTGGAACAGTAACTGTTGAGACTCCACAAGAAACAGATTTTCTAACCAATGTCAATGTGTCG GGTGGACTCCAGTTACCCATACCAGGCCAGGTGATTATGGCTGGAGATCAGTATTTTTATGCAGCCCTGGATTCTGCAGTTTTATCTCAG GTACAATCTAACGAAAGTGTACTGCATCTGACTCCCTTGGTTTTAGCAGTTCCAGTGACCACAGAGACATCAAGTTCTCCCTCACAACAAGGGTTGGTGTATGTAGCCAGCACCAGTCAG GGAGAACACTGA